A genomic segment from Spinacia oleracea cultivar Varoflay chromosome 3, BTI_SOV_V1, whole genome shotgun sequence encodes:
- the LOC130459096 gene encoding hexose carrier protein HEX6 isoform X1 produces MAGGGVGVISGGGGGGGGDNYNGKVTWFVILSCMMASMGGVLFGYDIGISGGVTSMEPFLQKFFPKVYVKMKEDTKISNYCKFDSELLTSFTSSLYIAGLIASFFASPITKSYGRKPSIVVAGLSFLAGSVIGGAAINIYMLILGRLLLGVGVGFANQSVPLYLSEMAPTKYRGAFNNSFQLSVGIGFLSATLLNVVTQKIKGRNPCYNLNLRCTSSPRNTKQSNPKKQQRTPMLLLLIRKIFSNKRN; encoded by the exons ATGGCTGGTGGTGGTGTAGGCGTCATAAgtggtgggggtggtggtggtggtggtgataaTTATAATGGCAAGGTGACATGGTTTGTGATACTATCTTGTATGATGGCTTCCATGGGAGGTGTCCTTTTTGGCTATGACATTGGAATTTCAG GTGGAGTAACATCAATGGAGCCATTCCTACAAAAATTCTTCCCAAAAGTGTATGTGAAGATGAAGGAAGACACCAAAATAAGCAACTATTGCAAATTCGACAGTGAATTGTTAACTTCATTCACATCATCTCTATACATTGCTGGACTAATTGCTTCGTTCTTTGCTTCACCCATCACCAAATCGTATGGCCGTAAGCCGTCGATTGTAGTTGCAGGTTTATCATTTCTTGCTGGTTCAGTTATTGGTGGTGCTGCCATCAATATTTACATGCTCATACTTGGCCGCCTATTGcttggtgttggtgttggtttTGCTAACCAG TCTGTACCACTGTATCTATCAGAAATGGCACCAACAAAATACAGAGGAGCATTCAACAACAGCTTCCAACTCAGTGTTGGGATTGGATTCTTATCAGCAACCTTACTGAATGTTGTTACACAGAAAATCAAAGGTCGCAATCCCTGCTATAATCTTAACCTTAGGTGCACTTCTTCTCCCCGAAACACCAAACAGTCTAATCCAAAGAAGCAACAACGTACACCAATGTTATTGCTGCTAATAAGAAAGATCTTCAGCAACAAGCGAAACTGA
- the LOC130459096 gene encoding hexose carrier protein HEX6 isoform X2, which produces MAGGGVGVISGGGGGGGGDNYNGKVTWFVILSCMMASMGGVLFGYDIGISGGVTSMEPFLQKFFPKVYVKMKEDTKISNYCKFDSELLTSFTSSLYIAGLIASFFASPITKSYGRKPSIVVAGLSFLAGSVIGGAAINIYMLILGRLLLGVGVGFANQVEFRWRPAPHLAQVGRVGGRFGR; this is translated from the exons ATGGCTGGTGGTGGTGTAGGCGTCATAAgtggtgggggtggtggtggtggtggtgataaTTATAATGGCAAGGTGACATGGTTTGTGATACTATCTTGTATGATGGCTTCCATGGGAGGTGTCCTTTTTGGCTATGACATTGGAATTTCAG GTGGAGTAACATCAATGGAGCCATTCCTACAAAAATTCTTCCCAAAAGTGTATGTGAAGATGAAGGAAGACACCAAAATAAGCAACTATTGCAAATTCGACAGTGAATTGTTAACTTCATTCACATCATCTCTATACATTGCTGGACTAATTGCTTCGTTCTTTGCTTCACCCATCACCAAATCGTATGGCCGTAAGCCGTCGATTGTAGTTGCAGGTTTATCATTTCTTGCTGGTTCAGTTATTGGTGGTGCTGCCATCAATATTTACATGCTCATACTTGGCCGCCTATTGcttggtgttggtgttggtttTGCTAACCAG GTTGAGTTTCGTTGGAGACCGGCCCCGCATCTGGCCCAAGTTGGCAGAGTTGGAGGAAGGTTTGGCAGGTGA
- the LOC110782350 gene encoding uncharacterized protein has product MAMYIRVKRCKTTYFIQCDPTEKILEIKQKIHGLIEQPVDNQRLILVETGDVLEDTKTLADQKVENDAVVALTLRKGDNEFEDVNIEKPSDFYQSRDSDGGSNW; this is encoded by the exons ATG GCCATGTACATCCGTGTTAAGCGGTGTAAGACAACCTACTTCATTCAGTGTGATCCTACTGAAAAAATTCTGGAAATAAAGCAGAAAATACATGGGCTTATTGAACAACCTGTTGATAACCAGCGGTTAATTCTCGTAGAAACTGGGGACGTGCTGGAGGATACAAAGACTTTAGCAGATCAGAAG GTGGAAAATGATGCTGTGGTGGCATTGACCTTGAGAAAAG GTGATAATGAATTTGAAGATGTCAACATCGAAAAGCCAAGTGATTTCTACCAATCTCGTGATTCAGACGGTGGTTCCAATTGGTAA
- the LOC110782349 gene encoding uncharacterized protein isoform X1, which produces MGSLRVGLVHLHHCHHNHSHNHNPSLSKSRLPLTLKSGLLVLPCSSFYSKSNRNFHRLPSASVTTTDPIKLKVRASSNSTHKTMVKGIRVHEIGGPEVLKWEDVEVGELKEGEIRVRNKAIGLNFIDIYFRTGLYKSPTIPFTPGMEAVGEVVAVGPGLTGRKVGDLVAYAGNPMGSYAEEQILPADRAVPVPPSVDPITAASVMLKGLTAHCLVRRCFKVEAGHTVLIHAAAGGVGSLLCQWANALGATVIGTVSTKEKAVQAREDGCHHVIIYKEEDFVSRVKEITAGQGVEVVYDSVGKDTFQGSLDCLKFRGHMVLFGQSSGAPDPIPVSTIAAKSLFLTRPSLMHYTITQDELLEASGELFANVASGVLRVRVNHKFLLSQAAEAQTALENRQTTGSIVLIPDASL; this is translated from the exons ATGGGGTCTTTAAGGGTAGGATTAGTACATCTTCATCATTGTCATCATAATCATAGTCATAATCATAATCCATCATTATCGAAATCTAGATTACCCCTAACCCTCAAAAGTGGGTTGTTAGTTTTACCTTGTTCATCATTTTACTCAAAATCAAATAGAAACTTCCACCGATTGCCTTCTGCATCAGTTACTACTACTGATCCAATCAAATTGAAAGTAAGAGCTTCTTCAAATTCAACACATAAAACAATGGTGAAGGGAATTAGGGTCCATGAAATTGGTGGCCCAGag GTGCTGAAGTGGGAAGATGTAGAAGTAGGAGAGCTGAAGGAGGGTGAGATCCGTGTGAGAAACAAAGCAATTGGGCTTAATTTTATTGATATTTACTTCCGCACTGGATTATATAAGAGTCCAACAATACCCTTCACTCCGG GAATGGAAGCAGTTGGAGAGGTGGTAGCTGTGGGTCCCGGACTAACTGGCAGAAAGGTGGGAGATCTTGTTGCTTATGCTGGTAATCCAATGGGTTCATATGCAGAGGAACAGATCCTTCCTGCTGACAGAGCTGTCCCTGTTCCACCTTCTGTTGATCCTATAACTGCAGCATCTGTCATGCTCAAGGGATTGACAGCTCACTGTTTAGTCCGTCGCTGCTTCAAG GTTGAAGCTGGTCATACTGTTCTTATTCATGCGGCTGCGGGAGGAGTAGGTTCTCTGCTATGCCAATGGGCAAATGCTCTTGGTGCTACCGTCATTGGTACCGTCTCGACAAAAGAGAAAGCAGTTCAAGCTAGAGAAGATGGTTGTCACCATGTAATAATCTACAAGGAAGAAGATTTTGTGTCTCGTGTCAAAGAGATAACAGCTGGCCAAGGGGTAGAAGTTGTCTATGATTCCGTTGGAAAAGACACTTTTCAG GGATCACTGGATTGCTTGAAATTCCGGGGTCACATGGTTCTGTTCGGTCAATCATCAGGCGCACCAGACCCTATTCCAGTGTCAACAATAGCAGCAAAATCTCTCTTTCTAACGAGACCCAGCCTTATGCATTACACCATAACACAAGACGAGCTTCTAGAAGCTTCTGGAGAGTTATTTGCAAATGTTGCTTCTGGTGTTTTACGGGTTCGTGTCAATCATAAGTTTCTTCTGTCACAGGCAGCTGAGGCTCAAACTGCACTTGAGAACCGACAAACGACTGGTTCCATTGTGTTGATACCAGATGCTTCTCTATAA
- the LOC110782349 gene encoding uncharacterized protein isoform X2 translates to MGSLRVGLVHLHHCHHNHSHNHNPSLSKSRLPLTLKSGLLVLPCSSFYSKSNRNFHRLPSASVTTTDPIKLKVLKWEDVEVGELKEGEIRVRNKAIGLNFIDIYFRTGLYKSPTIPFTPGMEAVGEVVAVGPGLTGRKVGDLVAYAGNPMGSYAEEQILPADRAVPVPPSVDPITAASVMLKGLTAHCLVRRCFKVEAGHTVLIHAAAGGVGSLLCQWANALGATVIGTVSTKEKAVQAREDGCHHVIIYKEEDFVSRVKEITAGQGVEVVYDSVGKDTFQGSLDCLKFRGHMVLFGQSSGAPDPIPVSTIAAKSLFLTRPSLMHYTITQDELLEASGELFANVASGVLRVRVNHKFLLSQAAEAQTALENRQTTGSIVLIPDASL, encoded by the exons ATGGGGTCTTTAAGGGTAGGATTAGTACATCTTCATCATTGTCATCATAATCATAGTCATAATCATAATCCATCATTATCGAAATCTAGATTACCCCTAACCCTCAAAAGTGGGTTGTTAGTTTTACCTTGTTCATCATTTTACTCAAAATCAAATAGAAACTTCCACCGATTGCCTTCTGCATCAGTTACTACTACTGATCCAATCAAATTGAAA GTGCTGAAGTGGGAAGATGTAGAAGTAGGAGAGCTGAAGGAGGGTGAGATCCGTGTGAGAAACAAAGCAATTGGGCTTAATTTTATTGATATTTACTTCCGCACTGGATTATATAAGAGTCCAACAATACCCTTCACTCCGG GAATGGAAGCAGTTGGAGAGGTGGTAGCTGTGGGTCCCGGACTAACTGGCAGAAAGGTGGGAGATCTTGTTGCTTATGCTGGTAATCCAATGGGTTCATATGCAGAGGAACAGATCCTTCCTGCTGACAGAGCTGTCCCTGTTCCACCTTCTGTTGATCCTATAACTGCAGCATCTGTCATGCTCAAGGGATTGACAGCTCACTGTTTAGTCCGTCGCTGCTTCAAG GTTGAAGCTGGTCATACTGTTCTTATTCATGCGGCTGCGGGAGGAGTAGGTTCTCTGCTATGCCAATGGGCAAATGCTCTTGGTGCTACCGTCATTGGTACCGTCTCGACAAAAGAGAAAGCAGTTCAAGCTAGAGAAGATGGTTGTCACCATGTAATAATCTACAAGGAAGAAGATTTTGTGTCTCGTGTCAAAGAGATAACAGCTGGCCAAGGGGTAGAAGTTGTCTATGATTCCGTTGGAAAAGACACTTTTCAG GGATCACTGGATTGCTTGAAATTCCGGGGTCACATGGTTCTGTTCGGTCAATCATCAGGCGCACCAGACCCTATTCCAGTGTCAACAATAGCAGCAAAATCTCTCTTTCTAACGAGACCCAGCCTTATGCATTACACCATAACACAAGACGAGCTTCTAGAAGCTTCTGGAGAGTTATTTGCAAATGTTGCTTCTGGTGTTTTACGGGTTCGTGTCAATCATAAGTTTCTTCTGTCACAGGCAGCTGAGGCTCAAACTGCACTTGAGAACCGACAAACGACTGGTTCCATTGTGTTGATACCAGATGCTTCTCTATAA
- the LOC110782348 gene encoding uncharacterized Rho GTPase-activating protein At5g61530 isoform X2 translates to MPSMISPQWQDKARVKLKEAGNQAGTFAKDAKENVVDAAERVGSVFKSKWSLFQQPSTKHAVQERFLSAAASTSFLVRKGISETKEKVSVGKIKVEEVAKKTAQRSKSFISDIERWQKGVASSDVFGVALEITVQQQQETSRPIPQILVRCADHLIASGLSSPFLFKLEGDKKAIQQLVSLYNQEPNASPPENTNALDIAVLIKCYLASLPEPVATFELYDEIRSARSSINAIRSVLKRLPTVNYMTLEFVTALLLRVSQKSVLNKMGAQSLSEEIAPLIIWQNGRRPELYRQFWHHETIALTRKKSDLPHRPPTYGSWDMLEESEDEDEDASSPIPLDDGLPVDFAAIEVIRCLIEHHNSIFTDANETVWR, encoded by the exons ATGCCTTCAATGATATCTCCTCAATGGCAGGACAAAGCTA GGGTTAAACTTAAGGAAGCGGGGAATCAAGCTGGGACTTTTGCCAAGGATGCAAAAGAGAACGTGGTTGATGCAGCTGAAAGAGTTGGGTCTGTGTTTAAAAGTAAATGGTCACTTTTCCAGCAACCCTCTACTAAGCATGCTGTGCAGGAGAGGTTTCTTTCAGCTGCTGCTTCAACAAGCTTCCTCGTAAGGAAAGGAATCTCAGAGACCAAAGAAAAAGTTTCTGTAGGAAAGATAAAAGTTGAGGAG GTGGCAAAGAAAACTGCACAAAGAAGTAAATCCTTTATATCAGATATTGAAAGATGGCAAAAA GGTGTTGCAAGCAGTGACG TATTTGGAGTGGCACTAGAGATTACAGTGCAGCAGCAGCAAGAAACAAGCAGGCCTATTCCCCAGATTCTTGTCAGATGTGCAGATCATCTCATAGCATCAG GCCTTAGCTCACCTTTCTTGTTCAAATTGGAGGGTGACAAAAAAGCTATTCAGCAACTTGTTTCATTATACAACCAAG AGCCCAATGCGTCGCCACCAGAAAACACAAATGCACTTGATATTGCTGTCCTAATTAAATGCTACCTTGCAAGTCTTCCCGAGCCAGTAGCCACATTTGAGCTCTATGATGAAATCAGAAGTGCTCGTTCGAGTATCAATGCTATTAGGAGTGTGTTAAAGAGGCTTCCTACTGTAAATTACATGACACTGGAGTTTGTTACTGCACTCCTGCTCCGTGTTAGCCAGAAGTCGGTTCTCAATAAG ATGGGTGCTCAAAGTCTTTCTGAGGAAATAGCCCCTCTTATAATCTGGCAGAACGGAAGGAGGCCAGAATTGTATAGGCAGTTCTGGCATCATGAGACTATAGCTCTCACTAGAAAGAAAAGCGATTTACCCCATAGGCCTCCTACTTATGGCTCATGGGACATGCTTG AGGAGagtgaagatgaagatgaggaTGCTTCATCCCCAATCCCTTTAGATGACGGCTTACCCGTTGACTTTGCTGCAATTGAGGTCATCCGGTGCCTCATAGAACATCACAACTCGATTTTCACCGATGCCAACGAGACTGTTTGGAGATGA
- the LOC110782228 gene encoding hexose carrier protein HEX6 yields MSIAIPFFQQVTGINVISFYAPILFRTLGLGESASLLSAVMTGIIGTISTFISMLLVDRFGRRALFIFGGVQMFICQIAVGVIMATQLGDHGGISKGYAYLVLVLICVYVAGFGWSWGPLGWLVPSEIFRLEIRSSGQSVTVAVNFVFTFIVAQIFLAMLCRFKAGIFFFFGGWVLVMTVFVYYFLPETHMCTRHATYNVLLPLIICLGGQNDFCLDQPFQPAC; encoded by the coding sequence ATGTCGATAGCCATTCCGTTTTTCCAACAAGTGACAGGGATCAATGTCATATCATTCTACGCCCCTATACTTTTCCGAACCTTAGGTTTGGGTGAAAGTGCATCCCTCCTGTCTGCAGTCATGACTGGTATCATAGGAACAATATCAACTTTCATATCGATGCTGCTTGTGGACAGATTTGGGAGACGAGCTTTGTTCATCTTCGGAGGAGTTCAAATGTTTATCTGTCAGATAGCTGTTGGTGTCATTATGGCAACACAGTTAGGTGATCATGGTGGGATAAGCAAAGGGTATGCTTACTTGGTTTTGGTGCTTATATGTGTTTATGTTGCCGGGTTCGGGTGGTCTTGGGGGCCCTTAGGGTGGTTGGTGCCTAGTGAAATCTTTCGTCTCGAGATAAGATCATCAGGGCAGAGTGTAACAGTTGCTGTGAACTTTGTGTTCACTTTTATTGTAGCTCAGATTTTTCTTGCAATGCTTTGTAGGTTTAAAGCtgggattttcttcttctttggtGGGTGGGTATTGGTGATGACTGTCTTTGTTTACTACTTCTTGCCAGAAACTCACATGTGTACTAGACATGCTACATATAACGTATTGCTACCTCTAATCATTTGTCTGGGAGGCCAAAACGACTTTTGTCTGGACCAACCTTTCCAGCCAGCATGTTGA
- the LOC110782348 gene encoding uncharacterized Rho GTPase-activating protein At5g61530 isoform X1, which produces MPSMISPQWQDKASGFFSASGVKLKEAGNQAGTFAKDAKENVVDAAERVGSVFKSKWSLFQQPSTKHAVQERFLSAAASTSFLVRKGISETKEKVSVGKIKVEEVAKKTAQRSKSFISDIERWQKGVASSDVFGVALEITVQQQQETSRPIPQILVRCADHLIASGLSSPFLFKLEGDKKAIQQLVSLYNQEPNASPPENTNALDIAVLIKCYLASLPEPVATFELYDEIRSARSSINAIRSVLKRLPTVNYMTLEFVTALLLRVSQKSVLNKMGAQSLSEEIAPLIIWQNGRRPELYRQFWHHETIALTRKKSDLPHRPPTYGSWDMLEESEDEDEDASSPIPLDDGLPVDFAAIEVIRCLIEHHNSIFTDANETVWR; this is translated from the exons ATGCCTTCAATGATATCTCCTCAATGGCAGGACAAAGCTAGTGGGTTTTTTTCCGCTTCAG GGGTTAAACTTAAGGAAGCGGGGAATCAAGCTGGGACTTTTGCCAAGGATGCAAAAGAGAACGTGGTTGATGCAGCTGAAAGAGTTGGGTCTGTGTTTAAAAGTAAATGGTCACTTTTCCAGCAACCCTCTACTAAGCATGCTGTGCAGGAGAGGTTTCTTTCAGCTGCTGCTTCAACAAGCTTCCTCGTAAGGAAAGGAATCTCAGAGACCAAAGAAAAAGTTTCTGTAGGAAAGATAAAAGTTGAGGAG GTGGCAAAGAAAACTGCACAAAGAAGTAAATCCTTTATATCAGATATTGAAAGATGGCAAAAA GGTGTTGCAAGCAGTGACG TATTTGGAGTGGCACTAGAGATTACAGTGCAGCAGCAGCAAGAAACAAGCAGGCCTATTCCCCAGATTCTTGTCAGATGTGCAGATCATCTCATAGCATCAG GCCTTAGCTCACCTTTCTTGTTCAAATTGGAGGGTGACAAAAAAGCTATTCAGCAACTTGTTTCATTATACAACCAAG AGCCCAATGCGTCGCCACCAGAAAACACAAATGCACTTGATATTGCTGTCCTAATTAAATGCTACCTTGCAAGTCTTCCCGAGCCAGTAGCCACATTTGAGCTCTATGATGAAATCAGAAGTGCTCGTTCGAGTATCAATGCTATTAGGAGTGTGTTAAAGAGGCTTCCTACTGTAAATTACATGACACTGGAGTTTGTTACTGCACTCCTGCTCCGTGTTAGCCAGAAGTCGGTTCTCAATAAG ATGGGTGCTCAAAGTCTTTCTGAGGAAATAGCCCCTCTTATAATCTGGCAGAACGGAAGGAGGCCAGAATTGTATAGGCAGTTCTGGCATCATGAGACTATAGCTCTCACTAGAAAGAAAAGCGATTTACCCCATAGGCCTCCTACTTATGGCTCATGGGACATGCTTG AGGAGagtgaagatgaagatgaggaTGCTTCATCCCCAATCCCTTTAGATGACGGCTTACCCGTTGACTTTGCTGCAATTGAGGTCATCCGGTGCCTCATAGAACATCACAACTCGATTTTCACCGATGCCAACGAGACTGTTTGGAGATGA